A region from the Branchiostoma lanceolatum isolate klBraLanc5 chromosome 2, klBraLanc5.hap2, whole genome shotgun sequence genome encodes:
- the LOC136428282 gene encoding tRNA (adenine(37)-N6)-methyltransferase-like, which yields MAAKQLQKEVSQARKELKNMRQQIETLKRVQKKEVLKIQEMVRQKTSSQEPRHFQDTATGIGRPNMPEDTITSTPIGYLESCFKQKAGTPRQPTVCDLSKAKLTISRSIFNNPKHSLDGIEKFSHLWVVFVFHMNEGEAVKAKVKPPRLDGVKVGVFATRSPHRPNPIGLTLAKLDKVEGDTLHLSGIDILDGTPILDIKPYIPVYDGVSADSTSSSAEERRGRENATEKGISAKDTDSKRFPEPHQKRQHLKDNSTDDDSKEKSRPDETAHTSENWYKENSMSGAVSTSEQVTVASWVTSPPVQKLTVSFTPNAEATLQKFRSKGPGPDSFTLTTFKDSEEAKKAISDILSADPRSPYFRKKCQDRLYFFSVDNVHVTCWFDGNSAEVVRVQPVLNASCNTPSQPGVPHRSVQDISHDMQ from the exons ATGGCCGCCAAACAGTTGCAGAAAGAAGTTTCCCAGGCAAGAAAGGAGCTGAAAAATATGAG GCAACAGATAGAGACTCTGAAGCGTGTACAGAAGAAAGAAGTTTTAAAAATTCAAGAAATGGTCCGTCAGAAAACCTCTTCCCAGGAACCCAGGCATTTTCAAGATACTGCTACCGGTATTGGCAGACCCAATATGCCAG AAGACACAATTACGAGTACTCCGATTGGATATCTGGAGTCTTGCTTCAAGCAGAAGGCTGGCACTCCGAGACAGCCCACAGTTTGTGACCTCTCCAAGGCCAAACTCACCATCTCCAGAAGCATATTCAATAACCCAAAGCACTCACTGGACGGGATTGAAAAGTTTTCACACCTATG gGTTGTATTTGTTTTCCACATGAATGAAGGAGAAGCAGTAAAGGCAAAGGTAAAGCCTCCTAGGCTGGATGGAGTCAAAGTAGGTGTGTTTGCAACAAGAAGTCCACACAGACCAAACCCAATTGGTCTAACATTGGCAAAACTGGACAAAGTAGAAG GTGACACATTACATTTGTCAGGCATAGACATACTAGATGGAACGCCCATTCTGGACATCAAGCCATACATCCCTGTCTATGATGGGGTGTCAGCTGATTCAACATCTTCATCTGCTGAGGAGAGACGTGGTAGAGAAAATGCAACAGAGAAAGGTATCTCTGCAAAGGACACAGACTCAAAAAGATTCCCAGAACCACATCAGAAAAGACAACATTTGAAAGACAACTCAACTGATGACGATTCAAAGGAAAAAAGCAGGCCGGATGAAACAGCCCACACCAGTGAAAACTGGTACAAAGAGAACAGCATGAGTGGAGCTGTTTCCACATCAGAACAGGTCACTGTTGCCAGTTGGGTCACATCACCTCCTGTTCAAAAACTGACAGTGAGCTTTACCCCAAATGCTGAAGCAACGCTTCAGAAATTCCGTTCTAAAG GACCTGGCCCAGATTCCTTCACTCTAACCACATTCAAGGACAGTGAAGAAGCCAAGAAAGCCATCAGTGACATCCTTAGTGCTGACCCAAGGTCTCCCTACTTCAGGAAGAAGTGTCAGGACCGCCTGTACTTCTTCAGCGTTGATAACGTACATGTGACGTGCTGGTTTGATGGGAACAGTGCAGAGGTTGTTAGAGTTCAACCAGTGTTGAATGCAAGCTGTAATACTCCGTCACAACCGGGTGTCCCTCACAGAAGTGTACAAGACATCTCACATGATATGCAATAA
- the LOC136428279 gene encoding uncharacterized protein isoform X3 — protein sequence MSSPAIPGAKAHEGPEKCGPLTKQCGKGLLASWKRRYCVLKRPFFFYYEKEDSDGSEKSAGGFDLGDYDRCEEGTKKDCRKSPNSIVVVPSSTAGNDVLKMLFFADSKEERDAWIKAINSAIEKAKHPIVIDSEKSETFQQDMGSAVVPGGDQDSAGSVTGNRKSRHEEAKCVNSPSHDPRFRMLTVGMRGFERNKEETESEGECSVLSTESPRPSEIKRQVRQQTSPLVDHSYTSKTSRSASPASLPSTPASPASTRSESQTPDDSKSDKGVQTTRDIGVQTRETRMREDCRSRSSESGAGDRVTNNHVCNSTESVDSLSATGTDSDGDVVVGRIREPRRGSHGSGRMRDASPSIRNGSPGSSPTRTVSEISKSMKAAKELLQNAEKANEAAGHAMKEASKMRREVQMFAEETKKVREELEKTTESADSSKGSPLGSPQKSVDPADLQKKMEEKYDELSKITEEAKTMRDRAKDALVAAECAKETLDNAEKARQEYTKLSQECKELIAKMTIAEAKKDKDPKEKSPEKKKK from the exons GACTCGGATGGCAGTGAGAAGTCGGCTGGCGGGTTCGATCTCGGAGATTACGACAGGTGTGAGGAGGGAACCAAGAAGGACTGCCGGAAGAGCCCGAACTCCATCGTGGTTGTGCCTTCTTCCACGGCAGGAAATGAT GTGCTGAAGATGCTATTCTTCGCTGACAGTAAAGAAGAGAGAGACGCCTGGATAAAGGCCATCAACTCCGCCATAGAGAAGGCGAAGCACCCTATTGTTATCGACTCCGAG AAATCGGAAACTTTCCAACAAGACATGGGATCGGCAGTTGTGCCAGGGGGCGACCAAGACTCCGCTGGCTCTGTCACCGGAAACAGGAAGTCACGTCAT GAAGAAGCCAAATGCGTGAATTCGCCCAGTCATGATCCACGGTTCCGCATGCTGACTGTGGGCATGAGGGGATTCGAAAGAAACAAGGAAG agacGGAAAGCGAGGGGGAGTGCTCCGTGCTCTCCACAGAGTCGCCCCGCCCGTCTGAAATCAAACGCCAGGTGCGCCAGCAGACCTCTCCGCTGGTAGACCACAGCTACACCAGTAAGACCAGCCGGTCAGCTTCTCCGGCCTCCCTACCTTCCACCCCTGCCTCGCCAGCTAGCACAAG GAGCGAGTCACAGACACCAGACGACAGCAAATCCGACAAAGGCGTCCAGACTACCCGTGATATCGGCGTCCAGACCAGAGAGACCAGGATGCGTGAAGACTGCAGGAGCAGGAGTAGCGAGAGCGGCGCCGGGGACAGAGTAACCAACAACCACGTCTGTAACAGCACGGAGAGTGTGGACTCCTTGTCGGCAACAGGCACGGACTCGGACGGGGATGTGGTGGTGGGGAGAATACGTGAACCCAGACGGGGAAGTCACGGCTCAGGCCGCATGAGAGATGCTTCGCCGAGCATCAGGAACGGCTCACCAGGCAGCAGCCCCACAAGGACTGTGTCCGAGATTAGCAAATCGATGAAAGCAGCTAAAGAGTTGCTGCAGAACGCGGAAAAGGCGAACGAGGCCGCAGGACACGCGATGAAGGAGGCGTCTAAGATGAGAAGAGAGGTTCAGATGTTTGCCGAGGAAACAAAAAAGGTTCGCGAGGAGTTGGAGAAGACCACAGAATCTGCTGACTCCTCGAAAGGATCACCACTAGGGTCGCCTCAGAAATCGGTAGACCCCGCTGACTTGCAGAAGAAGATGGAGGAGAAATATGACGAACTAAGTAAGATAACCGAGGAAGCAAAGACAATGCGGGACAGGGCAAAGGACGCCCTAGTGGCGGCTGAATGCGCTAAGGAGACCTTGGACAATGCAGAAAAGGCTCGCCAGGAGTACACAAAGCTCAGCCAGGAATGCAAGGAACTGATCGCAAAAATGACTATTGCTGAGGCGAAAAAAGATAAAGACCCGAAAGAAAAATCCcccgagaagaagaaaaagtag